From the Solanum stenotomum isolate F172 chromosome 4, ASM1918654v1, whole genome shotgun sequence genome, one window contains:
- the LOC125862394 gene encoding 40S ribosomal protein S11, which yields MAEQTEKAFLKQPGVFLSSKKTGKGKRPGKGGNRYFKSIGLGFKTPREATEGTYIDKKCPFTGNVSIRGRILAGTCHSAKMNRTIIVRRNYLHYVKKYQRYEKRHSNIPAHISPCFRVKEGDHVTIGQCRPLSKTVRFNVLKVIPAGSGGGGKKAFTGM from the coding sequence ATGGCGGAGCAGACAGAGAAGGCGTTTTTGAAGCAGCCTGGTGTTTTTCTAAGCTCTAAGAAGACCGGGAAGGGAAAGAGGCCAGGAAAGGGAGGAAATCGATATTTCAAGAGTATCGGTTTAGGATTCAAGACTCCTCGTGAGGCTACTGAAGGTACATACATTGACAAGAAATGTCCATTCACTGGCAATGTTTCTATCCGAGGTCGTATCCTTGCTGGTACATGCCACAGTGCTAAGATGAATAGAACCATCATTGTTCGACGCAATTACCTACATTATGTCAAGAAGTATCAGAGATACGAGAAGAGGCACTCAAATATCCCAGCTCACATATCACCATGCTTCCGTGTGAAAGAGGGAGATCATGTTACTATTGGACAGTGCAGGCCTTTATCCAAAACCGTGAGGTTCAATGTTTTAAAGGTGATTCCAGCTGGTTCTGGTGGTGGAGGGAAAAAAGCTTTTACCGGGATGTAA